The Bos indicus x Bos taurus breed Angus x Brahman F1 hybrid chromosome 3, Bos_hybrid_MaternalHap_v2.0, whole genome shotgun sequence genome includes a window with the following:
- the LOC113890415 gene encoding olfactory receptor 10K1: MEWVNETLVREFVFLGFSSLAGLQQLLFVVFLVVYLFTLSTNAIIISTIVLDRALHTPMYFFLAVLSCFETCYTFIIVPKMLVDLLAQKKTISFLGCAIQMFSFLFLGCSHSFLLAAMGYDRYVAICDPLRYTVLMDYGMCLGLVAAACACGFTVSLVTTSLVFHLPFHSSNQLHHFFCDISPVLKLASHYSRLSQLVIFMLGVFALIIPLLLILVSYIRIISAILKISSSVGRYKAFSTCASHLIVVTVHYGCASFIYLRPKSNYSSSQDALISVSYTILTPLFNPMIYSLRNKEFKSALRRAMVQTSYPVN, from the coding sequence ATGGAGTGGGTCAATGAGACCTTGGTGAGAGAGTTTGTCTTCCTTGGCTTCTCATCTCTGGCTGGGCTGCAGCAGCTACTCTTTGTTGTCTTCTTGGTGGTCTACCTCTTCACCCTGAGCACCAATGCCATCATCATCTCCACCATTGTGCTGGACAGagccctccacacccccatgtacttcttccttgcTGTACTCTCCTGTTTTGAGACTTGTTATACCTTCATCATTGTACCTAAGATGCTGGTTGATCTGCTGGCCCAGAAGAAGACCATTTCTTTTCTAGGTTGTGCTATCCAgatgttttccttcctctttctaggTTGCTCTCACTCTTTCCTGCTGGCAGCCATGGGTTATgatcgctatgtggccatctgtgaCCCTTTGCGCTATACAGTGCTCATGGATTATGGGATGTGTTTGGGACTAGTGGCCGCTGCCTGTGCCTGTGGCTTCACTGTGTCACTGGTCACCACCTCACTAGTATTTCACCTGCCATTCCACTCCTCCAATCAGCTCCATCACTTCTTCTGTGATATCTCTCCTGTCCTCAAGCTGGCATCTCATTACTCTCGTCTCAGTCAGTTGGTCATATTCATGCTTGGTGTATTTGCCTTGATTATTCCCCTGTTACTTATCCTGGTCTCCTACATCCGCATCATCTCTGCCATTCtaaaaatctcatcctctgttggaaGATACAAGGCCTTCTCTACCTGTGCCTCCCATCTCATTGTGGTAACTGTTCATTATGGTTGTGCCTCTTTCATCTACTTAAGGCCCAAATCCAATTACTCTTCAAGTCAAGATGCCCTAATATCTGTGTCTTATACAATCCTCACTCCATTGTTCAATCCAATGATTTACAGTCTAAGAAATAAGGAATTCAAATCAGCTCTTCGAAGAGCAATGGTCCAGACTTCATATCCTGTTAATTAA